The Nitrospiria bacterium genome window below encodes:
- a CDS encoding DUF512 domain-containing protein codes for MTESFLSIQTGKGLLVDEVSPDGIGDNVGIEEGDRLLSINDQVLRDVIDYKYFVSDEMIEVKVIKGNGEILDIEIEKEPDEDLGLGFPGMRIRQCPNKCIFCFVDQNPSGQRKALYIRDEDYRFSFLYGNYITLTNLSKRDRQRIFQQKLSPLYVSVHATDNELRRKLLVNPKAPDILETMKEFINQGISLQTQIVICPGLNDGVFLEKSIQDLAALYPGVASLAIVPVGLTKFRDHLIPIEEVTPAYAKTMVQSLQPWQDRFRNELGTSFVFPSDEFFIKANEPFPSVEYYEELLQFENGVGMVSLFLREATEWLQNLPSQVGTPKRISLVTGFSFGGYLQQVVSQAQVKGLSLQVFPIQNNFFGPSVTVTGLLTGGDIIQGIRSEDIGDLLVIPSVALNEEGTFFLDNTSPEDISKALGIPVQMVQSKTRGLWEMMGADHGYIGKNTTGVHHWQSD; via the coding sequence ATGACGGAATCATTTTTATCGATTCAGACAGGTAAAGGGCTTCTCGTAGACGAAGTCTCCCCCGATGGAATAGGGGATAACGTTGGGATTGAGGAAGGGGATCGGCTGCTGTCCATCAACGATCAAGTTCTAAGGGACGTAATTGATTATAAATATTTTGTGTCTGATGAGATGATTGAGGTGAAAGTCATCAAAGGAAATGGAGAAATTTTAGACATTGAGATTGAAAAGGAACCCGATGAAGATTTAGGCTTAGGGTTTCCAGGTATGCGTATTCGGCAATGTCCCAATAAATGCATTTTTTGTTTTGTTGACCAGAATCCTTCGGGGCAAAGAAAAGCCCTTTATATTAGGGATGAAGATTACCGGTTTTCATTTTTATATGGAAACTATATTACTTTAACAAACCTAAGCAAAAGGGATCGCCAGCGAATTTTCCAACAAAAACTTAGCCCCCTTTATGTTTCAGTTCATGCCACGGATAATGAATTGAGGCGGAAGCTTCTGGTGAACCCAAAAGCCCCGGATATTCTAGAAACCATGAAGGAGTTTATCAACCAGGGAATTAGCCTCCAAACACAAATTGTCATTTGTCCAGGACTCAATGATGGGGTTTTCCTTGAAAAAAGTATTCAGGATTTAGCGGCTTTGTATCCAGGGGTGGCTTCTTTAGCCATTGTCCCCGTTGGCCTGACAAAATTTCGGGATCATTTGATCCCCATTGAAGAAGTGACCCCGGCTTATGCGAAAACCATGGTCCAAAGCTTACAGCCCTGGCAAGATCGATTTCGGAACGAATTGGGAACTTCTTTTGTTTTTCCATCGGATGAATTTTTTATTAAAGCCAATGAGCCTTTTCCTTCCGTGGAATATTATGAAGAATTATTACAGTTTGAAAATGGTGTGGGAATGGTTTCCTTGTTTCTGAGGGAGGCCACGGAATGGCTTCAAAACCTTCCATCCCAGGTTGGAACGCCCAAAAGGATTTCCTTGGTCACAGGATTTTCATTTGGGGGGTATTTACAACAAGTCGTTTCCCAAGCTCAGGTAAAAGGGCTTTCCCTTCAGGTATTTCCTATTCAAAATAACTTTTTTGGTCCATCGGTAACCGTGACGGGGTTGTTGACAGGAGGGGACATTATTCAAGGTATACGTTCGGAGGATATAGGAGATCTTTTGGTCATTCCCTCCGTTGCCCTAAACGAAGAAGGAACCTTTTTCCTGGATAATACCAGCCCTGAGGATATTTCGAAGGCCTTGGGAATTCCCGTTCAAATGGTTCAATCAAAAACTCGTGGACTTTGGGAAATGATGGGGGCGGATCATGGATATATCGGGAAAAACACAACTGGTGTGCATCATTGGCAATCCGATTGA
- the aroE gene encoding shikimate dehydrogenase: MDISGKTQLVCIIGNPIEHSLSPAIQNAAFLALRLNWCYLPFHLFPQDLKVSVELLRVIQNLKGANVTVPYKEKVIPFLDGLTTEAREIGAVNTIEVQADRTLVGHNTDGRGFVAAFREEIGMSLQGKVGLMVGAGGVARAVGYRLIKEQVREVIFINRTLSRAKGLAQQMRAWSPQVLSHGLAPDDLKIQDLLKRVDFLINATSLGLQASDPLPITLDGLNPNAVVCDLVYRPGGTFFSNLAKEKGWASMGGLPMLVHQGALAFEVWTGQKGPVQVMAEALQRV, translated from the coding sequence ATGGATATATCGGGAAAAACACAACTGGTGTGCATCATTGGCAATCCGATTGAGCATTCACTTTCCCCCGCCATTCAAAATGCAGCTTTTTTGGCCCTGAGGCTAAATTGGTGTTACCTTCCATTTCATCTTTTTCCCCAGGATTTAAAGGTTAGTGTAGAACTTCTCAGGGTTATCCAAAACCTAAAGGGCGCCAATGTTACGGTTCCTTACAAAGAAAAAGTGATTCCCTTTTTGGATGGGTTGACCACAGAGGCTCGGGAAATTGGAGCCGTTAACACCATTGAAGTTCAGGCGGATAGAACTTTGGTGGGACACAACACCGATGGAAGAGGGTTTGTGGCTGCCTTCCGGGAAGAAATTGGAATGAGTCTTCAGGGAAAAGTAGGTTTAATGGTGGGGGCAGGAGGGGTGGCGCGGGCGGTGGGGTACCGCTTGATAAAGGAACAGGTGCGGGAGGTAATTTTTATCAATCGAACTCTCTCCAGGGCCAAGGGATTAGCCCAACAGATGAGGGCCTGGTCCCCACAGGTTTTATCCCATGGCTTAGCCCCGGATGATTTGAAAATTCAGGATCTTTTAAAAAGGGTGGATTTTCTGATTAATGCAACCTCTTTGGGGCTTCAAGCATCCGATCCCCTTCCGATCACCCTGGATGGCTTAAACCCTAACGCTGTGGTGTGTGACCTGGTTTATCGCCCAGGGGGAACTTTTTTTTCAAATTTGGCAAAAGAAAAAGGTTGGGCTTCCATGGGAGGTTTGCCCATGTTGGTGCATCAAGGGGCCTTGGCTTTTGAGGTCTGGACAGGGCAAAAAGGGCCCGTTCAGGTTATGGCTGAGGCCCTTCAAAGAGTGTGA
- the aroC gene encoding chorismate synthase — translation MAGNSYGVVFRVTTFGESHGLALGVIVDGCPAGLVLSETEIQKDLDRRRPGQNPLTSQRQEKDQVKILSGVFEGVTTGTPIGMIIHNEDQRSKDYDSIKNLFRPGHADITYLRKYGIRDYRGGGRASARETVARVAAGAIARKVLAKSEIKIIAYIRKVGSVEIETIDLNEISQNPLFCPDKRAAEEMKTLIEKVRSQKDSIGALVEVVAQGVPPGLGEPVFDKLDGEIAKALMSINAVKGVEIGDGFRVVQLRGSENCDPITPHGFKSNHAGGILGGISNGDTIIARLAIKPTSSIAIEQETIDIEGRPTKIITKGRHDPCVGIRAVPIAEAMMALVLADFLLRNKLVRINDL, via the coding sequence ATGGCTGGAAATAGTTATGGGGTTGTTTTCCGTGTGACCACTTTTGGGGAAAGCCATGGTTTGGCCCTGGGGGTGATTGTCGATGGGTGTCCCGCCGGGTTGGTTCTTTCGGAAACGGAGATCCAAAAAGATTTAGATCGGAGACGGCCGGGACAGAACCCTTTAACATCTCAAAGGCAAGAAAAGGACCAAGTGAAAATATTGAGCGGGGTTTTTGAAGGGGTCACCACGGGTACCCCCATTGGCATGATTATTCATAATGAGGATCAAAGATCTAAGGATTATGATTCTATTAAAAATCTTTTCCGTCCGGGTCATGCGGATATAACCTACCTTCGAAAATACGGGATACGTGATTACCGAGGGGGAGGTAGGGCCTCCGCTCGGGAGACCGTTGCCCGGGTGGCCGCAGGGGCCATTGCCAGGAAAGTATTGGCTAAGAGCGAGATAAAAATCATTGCTTATATTAGGAAAGTAGGGTCTGTGGAAATCGAAACCATCGACCTAAACGAGATTTCTCAAAACCCGCTTTTTTGCCCGGATAAAAGAGCGGCGGAGGAAATGAAAACCCTTATTGAAAAGGTTCGTTCCCAGAAAGATTCTATTGGTGCGCTTGTAGAAGTAGTGGCTCAAGGCGTTCCCCCCGGGTTAGGAGAGCCGGTTTTTGATAAGTTGGACGGGGAAATTGCGAAAGCCTTGATGTCAATTAATGCGGTCAAGGGGGTAGAGATTGGGGATGGATTCCGTGTGGTCCAGCTGCGGGGAAGTGAGAATTGCGATCCGATTACTCCCCATGGTTTTAAATCCAACCATGCAGGGGGAATATTAGGGGGAATTTCCAACGGTGATACCATTATCGCTCGTTTGGCCATCAAACCCACATCTTCCATTGCCATTGAACAGGAAACGATTGATATTGAAGGACGACCCACCAAAATCATCACCAAAGGTCGCCACGATCCCTGTGTGGGAATTCGTGCAGTTCCCATTGCCGAAGCAATGATGGCATTGGTTCTTGCGGATTTTCTTTTAAGAAATAAACTGGTTAGAATTAATGATCTTTAA
- the pilB gene encoding type IV-A pilus assembly ATPase PilB, protein MGPEKIGRLLVAANLISEDQLTNSLVLQKKAGGHLGSILIRQGFLEEENLLKFLSQQYGVPSVDLATQEIDPSVVKFIPSQVAIKHRVIPIRRRGQLITLAMVDPTDVFAIDDIKFMTSYDVDPVIASETSIVDAINKHYNLQISQTAKSALLEARDYTLGDGDLKGDADFDHLEEGPMIAVEDFDSVVGDALDNIDVVEEQQDEGGIRDVEAPIVKLVNGVLINAIKVGASDIHFEPFETVFRVRFRLDGILRTTMNLPLKIKNAAVSRLKIMSKLDIAERRLPQDGRIKLKLGKKREVDFRVSTLPCLFGEKVVMRILDKSNLSLDLTKLGFETKPLEDFNKAINSPYGMVLVTGPTGSGKTTTLYSALSTINDAEINIMTAEDPVEYNLMGINQVQMKDEIGLNFSIALRAFLRQDPDVVMVGEIRDYETAEIGVKAALTGHLVLSTIHTNDAPSTINRLLNMGIEPFLVSSSVILILAQRLARKVCSNCKEEEKLSPQSLVEAGFSESEVSQLTLYKGKGCEICSKTGYKGRVALYEVMPIGEAIREMILQGASADEIKKKAMSLGMKTLRMSGLQKVREGVTSVEEVVSSTFSD, encoded by the coding sequence TTGGGTCCTGAAAAAATAGGGAGACTTTTAGTTGCTGCCAATTTAATTTCGGAGGATCAGCTTACCAATTCCCTGGTTTTACAAAAAAAGGCTGGGGGACATTTGGGTAGTATTCTAATTAGACAAGGGTTTCTTGAAGAGGAAAACCTTTTAAAATTTTTAAGCCAGCAGTATGGAGTTCCTTCCGTGGATTTGGCTACCCAGGAAATTGATCCTTCGGTGGTGAAATTCATTCCATCTCAAGTGGCCATCAAGCATCGCGTGATCCCCATTCGAAGAAGGGGGCAATTAATTACTTTGGCCATGGTTGATCCCACCGATGTGTTTGCCATCGATGATATTAAATTCATGACCAGCTATGATGTGGACCCCGTGATTGCTTCTGAGACATCCATTGTGGACGCGATTAATAAACATTACAACCTGCAAATTTCCCAAACGGCAAAAAGCGCTTTGTTGGAGGCCAGGGATTACACCCTCGGAGATGGGGATTTAAAGGGGGATGCGGATTTTGATCATCTCGAAGAAGGGCCGATGATCGCCGTTGAGGATTTCGATTCCGTTGTGGGCGATGCCCTGGATAATATTGATGTGGTGGAAGAGCAACAAGACGAGGGGGGGATCAGGGATGTTGAGGCACCCATTGTCAAATTGGTTAACGGTGTTTTAATCAATGCGATTAAGGTGGGGGCCAGTGATATCCATTTTGAACCCTTTGAAACGGTGTTTCGGGTTCGTTTTCGGTTAGATGGTATTTTGAGAACCACCATGAATCTTCCTTTAAAAATCAAAAACGCTGCTGTCTCCCGTTTAAAAATCATGTCAAAGCTCGATATTGCCGAACGCCGGCTCCCTCAAGACGGTCGAATTAAATTAAAACTCGGAAAAAAGAGAGAGGTGGATTTCAGAGTCTCCACACTTCCTTGCTTATTTGGTGAGAAGGTGGTGATGAGAATTTTGGATAAATCCAATCTATCCTTAGATTTAACCAAACTGGGTTTTGAAACCAAACCATTGGAGGATTTTAATAAGGCGATCAACAGTCCTTATGGAATGGTTTTGGTCACCGGTCCTACGGGAAGCGGGAAAACCACTACTCTGTATTCCGCATTGAGTACCATCAATGATGCAGAGATCAATATTATGACTGCAGAGGACCCGGTTGAGTATAACCTAATGGGAATCAATCAGGTTCAGATGAAAGATGAAATAGGGTTGAACTTTTCCATCGCCCTACGAGCTTTTTTACGTCAGGATCCAGATGTGGTGATGGTGGGGGAAATCCGGGATTACGAGACCGCTGAAATTGGGGTTAAAGCCGCTTTAACGGGACATTTGGTCTTAAGCACCATTCACACCAATGATGCCCCCAGCACCATTAATCGACTGTTGAATATGGGAATTGAGCCTTTTTTGGTCTCTTCTTCGGTCATTTTAATATTGGCCCAGCGGTTGGCCCGAAAAGTCTGTAGCAACTGTAAGGAGGAAGAAAAACTTTCACCCCAATCCCTCGTGGAGGCGGGTTTTTCGGAAAGCGAGGTTAGCCAGCTTACCTTATATAAAGGAAAAGGATGTGAGATTTGCAGCAAAACCGGTTATAAAGGACGGGTGGCCTTGTATGAAGTCATGCCGATTGGAGAAGCCATTCGCGAAATGATTCTTCAGGGTGCTTCTGCGGATGAAATTAAGAAAAAAGCAATGTCATTAGGAATGAAAACACTTCGAATGAGTGGTCTTCAAAAGGTTCGTGAGGGGGTTACCTCCGTAGAGGAAGTGGTCAGCTCTACGTTTAGCGATTAA
- a CDS encoding type IV pilus twitching motility protein PilT: protein MANLYQLLQTMTEKGASDLHITTGSPPQIRVDGKLVPLDLPPMTPAETKQLCYSVLTDAQKHRFEEQNELDFSFGLKGLSRFRSNIFMQRGAVAAAIRTIPFKILSFEELGLPKVMHDLVKKPRGLILVTGPTGSGKSTTLASMIDRINSERHEHIVTIEDPIEFLHPHKKCIVNQREVNSDTSDFKVALKYILRQDPDVVLVGEMRDLETIEAALTIAETGHLTFATLHTNSCAQTINRIIDVFPSHQQQQVRAQLSFVLEGVICQQLLPKTNGQGRLLAMEIMVPNPAIRNLIREDKIHQIYSTMQTGQNKFGMQTMNQALFEMYLRRLVSYDDAVGRSSIPDELISMMNRGGGGAPVGTGKEQRMAQ, encoded by the coding sequence ATGGCCAATTTATATCAATTACTCCAAACCATGACTGAGAAAGGTGCTTCTGACCTTCATATTACCACTGGATCCCCACCCCAAATCCGAGTGGATGGTAAATTGGTTCCTTTGGATCTTCCACCGATGACCCCCGCTGAAACCAAGCAGCTTTGTTACAGTGTTTTGACGGATGCTCAAAAGCATCGTTTTGAAGAACAAAATGAGCTTGATTTTTCTTTTGGTTTAAAAGGTTTAAGTCGATTCCGGTCAAATATTTTTATGCAGCGCGGGGCGGTTGCGGCCGCCATTCGGACCATTCCATTTAAAATCCTTTCCTTTGAGGAGTTAGGGCTTCCTAAGGTGATGCATGATTTGGTCAAGAAACCCCGAGGGTTGATCCTGGTGACCGGGCCAACCGGGAGCGGAAAGTCCACTACTCTGGCCAGTATGATTGATCGGATCAACTCGGAACGTCATGAACATATTGTCACTATTGAAGATCCCATAGAATTTCTCCATCCCCACAAGAAATGTATAGTGAATCAAAGAGAAGTCAATTCGGATACTTCCGATTTTAAGGTGGCATTAAAATATATATTGAGACAGGATCCCGATGTGGTGTTGGTCGGGGAAATGCGGGATTTAGAGACCATTGAAGCGGCTTTGACCATTGCAGAAACGGGGCACCTCACCTTTGCCACCCTGCATACCAATTCCTGTGCGCAGACCATTAACCGAATTATTGATGTGTTTCCTTCCCATCAACAGCAGCAGGTTCGCGCCCAACTCTCTTTTGTTTTGGAAGGGGTAATTTGCCAACAGTTGCTTCCGAAAACGAATGGCCAAGGAAGGTTGCTGGCCATGGAAATTATGGTTCCAAACCCTGCTATTCGAAACCTGATCCGCGAAGACAAAATTCACCAGATTTATTCCACCATGCAAACAGGACAAAATAAATTTGGAATGCAGACAATGAACCAAGCCCTGTTTGAAATGTACTTGAGACGTTTGGTCAGCTACGATGATGCGGTGGGTAGATCCAGTATACCTGACGAGCTCATTTCAATGATGAATCGAGGAGGGGGTGGGGCTCCCGTTGGAACTGGAAAAGAGCAACGAATGGCCCAATAA
- a CDS encoding type II secretion system F family protein produces MATFTWTGRNKQGSLQKGQMVAKTREEVISLLRKQNILVTSIQQQKAGLLAMEIPGLGGGVGDKDIVVFTRQFATMIDAGLPLVQCLEILGAQTENKLLAKAIQDVREDVESGSTYADALKKHSKIFDDLYVSMVSAGEAGGILDTILNRLAKHIEKVMKLKSQIKAAMFYPATIVGVAVVVISVLMVWVIPTFAKMFVDFGGVLPTPTRIVMFTSEFMQSNFLLIIGGVIASVFGLKFFYGNKKGRRFCDKIILASPVFGPIVRKAAVAKFTRTLGTLISSGVPILDGLGIVAKTSGNKVIEEALLVARQSISEGKTVSEPLEKTKVFPPMVVQMISVGEATGALDAMLGKIADFYDDEVDTAVAGLTSLLEPMLMVFLGVVIGFIVISMYLPIFKMASIVG; encoded by the coding sequence ATGGCGACTTTTACCTGGACCGGAAGAAATAAGCAGGGTTCTTTGCAAAAAGGGCAAATGGTTGCAAAAACCCGGGAAGAAGTGATCAGTCTATTGCGGAAACAAAATATTCTGGTGACGTCCATTCAACAGCAAAAGGCCGGTCTTCTTGCAATGGAAATCCCCGGTTTGGGGGGTGGGGTCGGGGATAAAGATATCGTGGTCTTTACACGGCAATTTGCAACCATGATCGATGCAGGGTTACCCCTCGTACAATGTTTGGAAATCTTAGGGGCGCAAACCGAAAATAAATTGCTGGCCAAAGCAATTCAGGATGTTCGAGAAGATGTGGAAAGCGGGTCTACCTATGCGGATGCGCTTAAAAAACATTCCAAGATTTTTGATGACCTATACGTCAGTATGGTGTCCGCCGGGGAGGCTGGAGGAATTTTAGATACCATTTTAAACCGCCTCGCCAAGCATATTGAAAAAGTGATGAAGCTAAAAAGCCAAATTAAAGCCGCCATGTTTTATCCCGCGACCATTGTGGGTGTGGCGGTGGTGGTTATATCGGTTCTGATGGTTTGGGTGATCCCCACCTTTGCCAAAATGTTCGTTGATTTTGGAGGGGTCCTTCCCACCCCAACCAGGATCGTTATGTTTACCAGTGAATTTATGCAATCCAATTTTCTTTTGATTATTGGGGGAGTGATCGCCAGTGTTTTTGGGTTGAAATTTTTTTACGGAAATAAAAAGGGCCGGAGATTTTGTGATAAAATTATTTTGGCTTCACCGGTTTTTGGTCCGATTGTCCGAAAAGCAGCTGTTGCCAAATTTACCCGTACCTTGGGAACCCTGATCAGCAGTGGCGTTCCAATTTTAGATGGTTTGGGAATTGTTGCAAAAACCTCCGGAAATAAGGTGATTGAAGAAGCCCTTTTGGTTGCCCGTCAAAGCATTAGTGAAGGAAAAACCGTTTCAGAACCGTTAGAGAAAACAAAAGTTTTCCCCCCCATGGTTGTACAAATGATTTCCGTGGGTGAGGCCACGGGAGCCCTTGATGCAATGCTTGGGAAAATTGCTGATTTCTATGATGACGAAGTGGATACCGCTGTAGCAGGGCTTACCTCTCTTCTTGAACCCATGCTGATGGTTTTCCTTGGAGTGGTGATTGGGTTTATCGTTATTTCCATGTATTTACCCATATTCAAAATGGCCTCTATTGTAGGGTAA
- a CDS encoding ATP-binding protein has protein sequence MNKTLSREEGEEVRRRLKWLLGLRVSVVTIFLGSSLLLQVGFGRQLSSIHSFYFLIGATYLLTIVYALSLNQVTSSYLYAFAYGQIVLDLILETGLVFVTGGVQSPFSFLYLISVFSSGMILSRKGGVGAAAIASLLYGGLIDLQYYEVFPVLTSGGLTSKETFYILFLNIIAFFLVGYASGGVSEKLRKTGEALLKKDKGLTELKGYHEHIVHSMSSGLLTTDLEGRLTSFNRAAGEISGFSSDEIRGKRCWEVLDLEKLEEVFSVPRKIRLPYRFDGECHRKDKTKLLLGVTVSDLRSEGNSTGIIGIFQDLTHIREMEKEMKRKEKLATIGEMAAGMAHEIRNPLASLSGSMQVLRQEPLLNDEQKTLMNIALRETERLDSIITGFLRYAKPSPPNRKKCDLKSLLLETLDFFKQAQDYRENIKVFFEPEDRFLSASVDPDQMKQVFWNLSINAVQAMPEGGVLRVLARQANSGYGGENGSGEGSFSCFQVLFQDSGVGIEPVNLEKIFYPFFTTKDRGSGLGLAIVHRIIEDHGGKIEVESYLGKGTTFKILLPSHGP, from the coding sequence GTGAACAAGACGCTATCACGAGAAGAAGGGGAAGAGGTCCGCAGGCGCTTGAAATGGTTATTGGGGCTGCGGGTCAGTGTGGTGACAATTTTTTTGGGGTCTTCTCTCCTTTTGCAAGTAGGATTCGGCCGACAACTCAGCTCCATTCATTCTTTTTATTTTCTTATCGGTGCGACTTACCTGTTAACGATTGTTTACGCTCTTTCCTTGAACCAGGTAACGTCTTCCTACCTATATGCCTTCGCCTATGGCCAAATTGTTCTTGATTTGATCTTAGAAACCGGCCTGGTTTTTGTAACCGGGGGGGTTCAGAGTCCCTTTTCTTTTTTATATTTAATCTCGGTTTTTTCATCGGGGATGATCCTTTCCAGAAAGGGAGGGGTAGGGGCAGCCGCCATTGCGTCTCTTCTTTACGGAGGTCTCATTGATCTCCAATACTATGAGGTTTTTCCTGTTTTAACCTCGGGTGGCTTGACAAGCAAAGAGACCTTTTATATTCTTTTTCTCAACATCATTGCTTTTTTCTTGGTGGGTTATGCCAGTGGTGGGGTATCGGAGAAACTAAGAAAGACTGGGGAAGCTCTCCTTAAAAAAGACAAGGGTTTAACAGAACTAAAAGGGTACCATGAACATATTGTTCATAGTATGAGCAGTGGGCTTCTGACCACGGATTTGGAAGGGAGACTGACTTCTTTTAACCGGGCTGCGGGGGAAATTTCAGGATTTTCTTCGGATGAAATCCGGGGAAAGCGGTGTTGGGAGGTTTTGGATTTAGAAAAATTAGAGGAAGTGTTTTCCGTTCCAAGGAAGATCCGCCTTCCCTATCGTTTTGACGGAGAATGCCACCGCAAAGATAAAACCAAGCTCCTATTGGGTGTGACCGTTTCGGATCTTAGGAGCGAGGGAAATAGTACAGGAATTATTGGGATTTTTCAGGATTTAACCCACATTCGGGAAATGGAAAAGGAAATGAAACGAAAAGAAAAATTGGCGACCATTGGGGAAATGGCCGCAGGCATGGCCCATGAAATTCGAAACCCTTTGGCTTCCTTAAGTGGGTCCATGCAGGTTCTTAGGCAAGAACCTTTGCTCAATGATGAACAAAAAACCCTGATGAACATTGCTCTTCGTGAGACGGAGCGATTGGATTCCATCATTACAGGGTTTCTTCGTTACGCAAAACCTTCCCCTCCAAACCGGAAAAAATGTGATTTAAAAAGTTTATTATTGGAAACCTTAGATTTTTTTAAACAAGCCCAAGACTACAGAGAAAATATTAAGGTGTTTTTTGAGCCCGAAGACCGGTTTTTGAGCGCCTCAGTGGACCCCGACCAAATGAAACAGGTATTTTGGAATTTATCCATTAATGCGGTTCAAGCGATGCCAGAGGGCGGGGTGTTGCGGGTTTTGGCAAGGCAAGCCAATAGCGGTTATGGGGGAGAGAATGGATCGGGGGAGGGTTCATTTTCTTGTTTTCAAGTCCTTTTTCAAGATTCTGGGGTAGGAATCGAACCAGTCAACCTGGAAAAAATTTTTTATCCCTTTTTTACCACAAAGGATAGAGGGTCCGGTTTAGGCTTAGCCATTGTTCATCGGATCATTGAAGATCATGGTGGGAAAATTGAGGTTGAAAGTTATTTAGGGAAAGGCACCACCTTTAAAATTCTTTTGCCCTCCCATGGCCCATAG
- a CDS encoding sigma-54 dependent transcriptional regulator: protein MEKILVVDDEKSMRDFLSIVLKKEGYYVSTAEDGEIARQCLEKDIFDLVITDIKMPRMSGLDLLKMVRDFSEETIVLVITAFASTETAIEAMRQGAYDYLTKPFQIEEVKLIIRNALEKRHLREENLLLKRELGEKGALDHIIGKSERIRQVFDLIRKVADSRSNILILGESGTGKELVARAIHFNSKRKEFPIVTVNCSALPEPLLESELFGHMKGSFTGAVANKEGLFEVANNGTIFLDEIGETPPSIQVKLLRVLQEKEFRRIGGTRDIKVDVRIIAATNKDLGKLVSDGLFREDLYYRLDVIPIQLPPLRDRPEDIPLLVNHFLSNYSENSGKKVKAITSDALDLLKTHEWKGNVRELENVLERALALANGDLLRQEDIENHLQRSVFSKDMFLTDLPEEGIDLEDLMGHIEKGFLIKALDRAHWVKKEAAKLLHLNFRSFRYRLSKYGIKKNGQNDPEDFDDLEEFPEEKF from the coding sequence GTGGAAAAGATCCTTGTGGTTGATGATGAAAAAAGTATGCGGGATTTTCTATCCATCGTTCTTAAAAAAGAGGGATATTATGTGAGTACAGCGGAGGATGGGGAAATTGCGCGGCAGTGTTTAGAAAAAGATATTTTTGATTTGGTCATTACCGATATCAAAATGCCCCGAATGAGTGGCCTTGACCTCCTTAAGATGGTCAGGGATTTTTCAGAGGAAACCATTGTATTGGTCATTACGGCTTTTGCGTCTACCGAAACTGCCATTGAAGCCATGCGGCAAGGGGCTTATGATTATCTCACCAAACCCTTCCAAATTGAAGAAGTAAAGCTGATCATTCGAAATGCCCTTGAGAAGAGACACCTTCGGGAAGAGAATCTCTTGTTGAAGCGCGAATTGGGGGAGAAGGGTGCTTTAGACCATATCATTGGAAAAAGTGAAAGGATTCGGCAGGTTTTTGATTTGATTAGGAAGGTTGCGGATAGCCGAAGTAATATCTTGATTTTAGGAGAAAGTGGGACCGGAAAAGAACTGGTTGCAAGGGCCATTCATTTTAACAGTAAACGAAAGGAATTTCCCATTGTCACGGTAAATTGTAGTGCGTTACCGGAACCCCTTTTGGAGAGTGAACTATTCGGTCATATGAAAGGGTCTTTCACCGGAGCTGTTGCCAATAAGGAGGGCCTGTTTGAAGTAGCCAATAATGGGACCATTTTTCTAGATGAAATTGGGGAAACCCCTCCATCGATCCAAGTGAAGTTATTACGCGTTTTACAAGAAAAAGAATTCAGACGAATCGGTGGAACCCGTGATATTAAAGTGGACGTTCGGATCATTGCGGCAACCAATAAAGATCTTGGAAAGTTAGTTTCTGATGGGTTATTTCGGGAAGACCTCTATTACCGTTTGGATGTCATTCCCATCCAATTACCTCCCTTGCGGGATCGGCCGGAAGACATTCCATTATTGGTTAACCATTTTTTGAGCAATTATAGTGAAAACAGCGGAAAGAAGGTAAAAGCAATTACCTCGGATGCACTGGACCTTTTGAAAACCCACGAATGGAAGGGAAATGTAAGAGAATTAGAAAATGTATTAGAGCGCGCTTTGGCCTTGGCCAATGGGGATTTACTTAGACAGGAGGATATTGAAAACCATCTTCAACGGTCGGTTTTCTCAAAAGACATGTTCCTCACCGATCTTCCCGAGGAGGGGATTGATTTAGAAGATCTGATGGGACATATTGAGAAAGGCTTTTTAATCAAAGCGTTGGACCGGGCCCATTGGGTAAAAAAGGAAGCGGCCAAACTATTACATTTAAATTTCCGTTCCTTCCGTTATCGTTTATCAAAATACGGTATTAAAAAAAATGGACAAAATGATCCAGAAGATTTTGACGATTTAGAGGAATTTCCTGAAGAAAAATTTTAG